One Setaria viridis chromosome 3, Setaria_viridis_v4.0, whole genome shotgun sequence DNA window includes the following coding sequences:
- the LOC117850188 gene encoding mediator of RNA polymerase II transcription subunit 32, translating into MEATVDDLSAAYDDFVAAASAVLEARAQSGGEKTAATDAALEAFKQRWELFRVACDHAEELVESIRQRIGSECLVDEATGSASAGSAPAPLAAAPGIKPISAVRLEQMSKAVRWLVIELQHGAGGASAPGTAGPGGAATPNAGAGPGPGGQHPEEGGQ; encoded by the coding sequence ATGGAGGCGACCGTGGACGACCTGAGCGCGGCGTACGACGACttcgtggcggcggcgtcggccgtGCTGGAGGCCCGCGCGCAGTCGGGCGGGGAGAAGACGGCGGCCACCGACGCCGCGCTCGAGGCCTTCAAGCAGCGCTGGGAGCTCTTCCGCGTCGCCTGCGACCacgccgaggagctcgtcgaGTCCATCCGCCAGCGCATCGGCTCCGAGTGCCTCGTAGACGAGGCCACGGGATCCGcctccgccggatccgcgcccgcgccgctcgcggCCGCCCCCGGCATCAAGCCCATCAGCGCCGTCCGCCTCGAGCAGATGAGCAAGGCCGTCCGCTGGCTCGTCATCGAGCTCCAGCACGGCGCCGGAGGCGCCTCCGCCCCAGGGACCGCCGGTCCAGGCGGTGCCGCTACCCCAAATGCCGGCGCCGGCCCGGGCCCCGGTGGGCAGCACCCCGAGGAGGGAGGCCAGTAG
- the LOC117846926 gene encoding protein GRAVITROPIC IN THE LIGHT 1, translated as METMAAAAPPQQRTGGIARRLARLLRRKRTPAGAGVAYSVAGDEFDDSLDSSINSLSKLKLSGNLAAAYTLDAFFKSATEKKGAAAPQVQAQTQPSPAPGPEAAAKHAFVASLFAGASAVKAAYAQLQLAQHPYDAEAIQAADAGLVAELTKLSDLKRRYARDPAGAARSAAALAAHADEQRHLLRTYEITARKLEAELRARDAEAGRARAALTDELRAARALEERAHPGRTLAALDDLHLSGLNATHFLTALRHTVKSVRGFARAMLDGMRAAGWDPAAAAAAVHPGARLRDPAGDARFALESYVALKMLAGFHRKDFGMSSLHGRGSHDRRRFFDEFAELKSAPAAEFLGEGNPRWGALREFLRDRYLSVVHERMEAAFFGGRAEQRAAVRKGGAFPRTAWFAEFAEMARRVWLLHCLFWSFDGAASVFQARPGERFSEVFMESASDADGGGGTVAPAPGGQGQLAVGFTVVPGFKVGRTVIQCRVYLSRSDPRP; from the coding sequence ATGGAGACGATGgcagcggccgcgccgccgcagcagaGGACGGGGGGCATCGCGCGGAGGCTGGCCAGGCTGCTCCGCCGTAAGCGCAccccggcgggggcgggggtggcgTACTCCGTCGCCGGGGACGAGTTCGATGACTCGCTCGACAGCTCCATCAACTCGCTCAGCAAGCTCAAGCTGTCGGGCAACCTGGCCGCCGCGTACACGCTCGACGCCTTCTTCAAGAGCGCCACGGAGAAGAAAGGGGCGGCGGCACCTCAGGTGCAGGCGCAGACGCAGCCGTCTCCGGCGCCGGGGCCCGAGGCCGCCGCGAAGCACGCGTTCGTGGCAAGCCTCTTCGCGGGGGCGTCCGCGGTGAAGGCGGCGTACGCGCAGCTGCAGCTGGCGCAGCACCCCTACGACGCCGAGGCCATCCAGGCGGCGGACGCCGGCCTTGTGGCGGAGCTCACCAAGCTGTCGGACCTCAAGCGGCGGTACGCCAGGgacccggccggcgcggccaggagcgccgccgccctcgcggcGCACGCCGACGAGCAGCGGCACCTGCTCCGGACCTACGAGATCACGGCGCGCAAGCTGGAGGCCGAGCTCCGGGCGCGGGACGCCgaggccggccgcgcccgcgccgcgctcaccgacgagctccgcgccgcgcgcgcgctggaGGAGCGCGCCCACCCGGGCCGCACCCTCGCCGCGCTCGACGACCTCCACCTCTCGGGCCTCAACGCCACCCACTTCCTCACCGCGCTGCGCCACACCGTCAAGTCCGTCCGTGGCTTCGCCAGGGCGATGCTCGACGGGATGCGGGCCGCCGGCTGggaccccgcggcggcggccgccgccgtccacccgGGCGCCAGGCTGCGCGACCCGGCGGGGGACGCCCGGTTCGCGCTTGAGTCCTACGTGGCGCTGAAGATGTTGGCCGGGTTCCACCGCAAGGACTTCGGCATGAGCTCCCTCCACGGGCGGGGCTCCCACGACCGGCGGCGCTTCTTCGACGAGTTCGCGGAGCTCAAGTCGGCGCCCGCGGCGGAGTTCCTGGGCGAGGGGAACCCGCGGTGGGGCGCGCTCCGCGAGTTCCTGCGGGACCGGTACCTGTCGGTGGTGCACgagcgcatggaggcggcgtTCTTCGGCGGCCGCGCCGAGCAGCGCGCCGCCGTGCGCAAGGGCGGCGCGTTCCCGCGCACGGCGTGGTTCGCGGAGTTCGCGGAGATGGCGCGGCGCGTGTGGCTGCTGCACTGCCTGTTCTGGTCCTTCGATGGCGCCGCGTCCGTGTTCCAGGCGCGCCCCGGGGAGCGGTTCTCGGAGGTGTTCATGGAGAGCGCCAGcgacgcggacggcggcggcgggacggtggCGCCGGCTCCGGGCGGGCAGGGGCAGCTCGCCGTCGGGTTCACTGTGGTGCCGGGGTTCAAGGTCGGGCGGACGGTGATCCAGTGCCGAGTGTACCTTTCCCGCTCTGACCCGCGGCCGTGA
- the LOC117850186 gene encoding uncharacterized protein, translating into MSQAAMAGKKFSSYHLAAALRRERDPSAALRLFLNPTTSTTSSSAPFRYSLLCYDLIISKLAAARLFPAMESILSRLASSSDLRPPEQLLGRVISAYGRAGLPAAARRAFAHPAFPEPRTARAFNTLLNALLACRAPLRDLLAVCHDTRIPPDAATYNILMRAAAASGSVEHARHLFDEMLSRSIAPTIVTFGTFVTALCNAGQLEDAFEVKEVMVKQYNLPPNAYVYTSLMKGLCEKGEVDAAVRLKEEMAGNAEPVLDSAVYATLLRAFFRVGRKGEVVGLLEEMKGRGIVLGRVVYNALIAGFCEDERDPSAAFAVLDDMQKNVCKPDAVTYDTLVAGLCKLGRWQDAAELVEDMPRRGCPPHLVTYRMLFDGMCAAGEFLEADQILNEMVFRGFAPSKDGVRKFVQGIERQGDVALLESVLCRLAKVNALEPSGWEKAVSGLLNDPTKLRLEKQLDSLRIA; encoded by the coding sequence ATGTCGCAGGCCGCTATGGCGGGGAAGAAGTTCTCGTCctaccacctcgccgccgccctccgccgcgagCGGGATCCCAGCGCCGCGCTGCGCCTCTTCCTCAACCCCACTACCTCCACCACGTCGTCCTCCGCACCGTTTCGCTACTCCCTCCTCTGCTACGACCTCATCATCTccaagctcgccgccgcgcgcctcttCCCGGCCATGGAGTCCATCCTCtcccgcctcgcctcctcctcggacCTCCGTCCCCCAGAGCAGCTCCTCGGCCGCGTCATCTCCGCCTACGGCCGCGCCGgtctccccgccgcggcgcgccgcgccTTCGCTCACCCGGCCTTCCCCGAGCCCCGCACGGCCCGGGCGTTTAACACCCTCCTCAACGCCCTGCTTGCCTGCCGCGCCCCCCTCCGCGACCTCCTTGCGGTATGCCACGACACCAGGATCCCGCCCGACGCGGCCACCTATAACATCCTCATGCGGGCGGCTGCTGCGTCGGGCTCCGTCGAGCACGCGCGCCAcctgttcgatgaaatgctGAGCCGGAGCATCGCGCCGACCATCGTCACGTTCGGCACGTTTGTGACCGCTCTGTGCAACGCGGGTCAGCTGGAAGACGCGTTCGAGGTGAAGGAGGTGATGGTCAAGCAGTACAACTTGCCTCCGAATGCTTATGTGTACACGAGTCTGATGAAGGGGCTCTGCGAGAAAGGGGAAGTGGATGCCGCAGTCAGGCTCAAGGAAGAGATGGCGGGGAATGCAGAACCTGTGCTGGATTCAGCTGTATATGCGACACTTTTACGGGCATTTTTTCGGGTAGGGCGGAAAGGTGAGGTAGTTGGATTGCTGGAGGAGATGAAGGGGAGGGGGATTGTGCTTGGTAGGGTAGTGtacaatgcgttgattgcagGCTTCTGCGAGGATGAGAGGGATCCAAGTGCTGCATTTGCAGTGCTTGATGACATGCAGAAGAATGTGTGCAAGCCAGATGCGGTGACCTATGATACGCTGGTTGCAGGTCTGTGCAAGTTGGGGCGGTGGCAGGATGCTGCTGAATTGGTTGAGGATATGCCAAGGCGGGGGTGCCCTCCACATTTGGTGACCTACAGAATGCTCTTCGATGGGATGTGTGCTGCTGGGGAGTTTCTTGAGGCAGATCAGATTTTGAATGAGATGGTTTTCAGGGGTTTTGCACCAAGCAAGGATGGTGTGAGGAAGTTTGTTCAGGGTATTGAGAGGCAAGGAGATGTGGCATTGCTGGAGTCAGTGTTGTGCCGGCTGGCGAAGGTGAATGCTTTGGAGCCAAGTGGATGGGAGAAAGCTGTAAGTGGTCTGTTGAATGATCCCACAAAGTTGAGGCTAGAGAAGCAGCTAGATTCTTTAAGAATTGCTTGA